The nucleotide sequence CCGGAGGAGGTATTTGAATATGCTGACCTCTAACGAGCCAACCTTTACCAGCGTTCTGGAACCCATCATCTATGACTTGATCTGCGAGAAGCGGGGTATCGGCTATCACTACGACAAAGAAGTGCGCGACTTTGCCAGATTTGACCGTTTCTGTGTAGCGGTAGAACATCACGACCTAGCGTTGCCACAAGAGCTTGTCCACGCCTGGACTGTCGAGCAAGCTCATGAAACTGAGATCAATCGACAGCGCCGAATCTCACTGATGCGGGTTCTGGGGCGCTACGTGTGTAAGTGTGGCTGCCCCGCCTTCGTGTACCCGACCCAAGCTACAGATCGATCAGCTTCTAGGTATGTTCCATATATTTTCTCTAAAGTCGAGCTGGCGGCCTTGTTCTCCGCAGCCGACGCTTGTCAGCCCGATAGCAATTCCCCTTACCGGGACCTGGTACTGCCTGTGCTATTCCGGGTGCTCTACGGGACAGGACTGAGGATTGCAGAAGCGCTGGCATTACAGCGAAGCGACCTCGATCTCCGTAACGGCACCTTGCATGTTCGCCAAGCGAAGCTCGACAAGGAACGCTGTATTCCAATACATCCGGTGCTGTTGGAGCGGATGGAACTCTACCTCGGGAAACTGGAACTTATCTTTGGTCCTGAGGGGCCCTTGTTCCCCGGACCTGCTGGGATGGCTTATAGTGTACGCACTATCTACAGTTATTTCCGGCAGTTTCTCTGGCAGGCTCGGATCCCACATCGTGGCCGTGGACAGGGGCCACGAGTGCATGATCTTCGCCATGTGTTCGCAGTCCATTGTCTAAACCTAGAAGCACCGACCGACTCTGGGAATTAGTCCCCCAAAACTGAAGAAAGTGCCCCCTGAGCTGGTAGAATAGGAGTTAGAAAGCAGCCAAAACTACCAACCAAGGAGAACACTTTCTGTGACACGATCTTACCAGACTCCAGAAGGTATCGAAGTCAGTTTCGACGATGAGAATCTGGTCGCTAATGCGGGACTTCTCTTGGTCTCCACTCTTGCCTCCAAGCTTGGTCTCGATGCTCTCATCTCTGAGCGAGTGGTGAGCGCGAACCACGATCATCTCTCTTTGAACCCCAACATCTGGTTCTTGTCACCTCTCTCGTTGAGGAGTCAAAGGGCCAGGTCAGAGCTGACGTCATCCATCGGCGTCTTGTCGCCATCGGGTTCACCGGTTCAGAGCGCACGACTCGCAGGGCAGTCCGCAAGGAGAAGGCGCGGTACCGACGAGCCAACGCGCGGGTGTATTGGCCCTGGATCCCAGAGCCTGGCAAGTGGGCACAGTACGACTTCTCTGACGGGCCTGTGGTCGGTGGAGTAAAGACTACGTTGTTTCACTT is from Ferrimicrobium sp. and encodes:
- a CDS encoding tyrosine-type recombinase/integrase, which gives rise to MLTSNEPTFTSVLEPIIYDLICEKRGIGYHYDKEVRDFARFDRFCVAVEHHDLALPQELVHAWTVEQAHETEINRQRRISLMRVLGRYVCKCGCPAFVYPTQATDRSASRYVPYIFSKVELAALFSAADACQPDSNSPYRDLVLPVLFRVLYGTGLRIAEALALQRSDLDLRNGTLHVRQAKLDKERCIPIHPVLLERMELYLGKLELIFGPEGPLFPGPAGMAYSVRTIYSYFRQFLWQARIPHRGRGQGPRVHDLRHVFAVHCLNLEAPTDSGN